The Methylotenera sp. G11 genome includes a window with the following:
- a CDS encoding response regulator transcription factor, with protein MKIALLDDDLAYAEIVIEWLGEAGFEVDHFKSGLDFVRRYPHEHYDLCIFDWGLPDMEGPDVMVSIKLRANRLPPLIFLTGHSEEQDIVRVIEAGADDYVVKPASRAILLARVNALLRRVNPQSNTDPCIEFGSLKFDTKLRLASMDGEDFKLTDKEFDLALYFMKNEGVLLSRSHLMQVVWGASPDIETRKVDVHVSHLRTKLKLTPEYGWRLTSIYQQGYRLERSN; from the coding sequence ATGAAAATAGCTTTGTTAGATGATGATTTAGCCTATGCCGAGATTGTGATTGAGTGGTTAGGGGAAGCCGGTTTCGAGGTTGATCACTTCAAGTCCGGTTTGGATTTTGTGCGCAGGTATCCGCATGAACACTATGACCTTTGTATCTTTGACTGGGGCTTGCCTGATATGGAAGGCCCGGATGTGATGGTCAGTATCAAGCTGCGCGCCAACAGGCTCCCCCCGTTGATATTTCTTACCGGCCACTCTGAAGAACAGGATATCGTGCGCGTGATAGAGGCCGGTGCTGATGATTATGTGGTCAAGCCGGCAAGCCGTGCAATATTGCTGGCACGGGTGAATGCTTTATTGCGGCGAGTCAATCCGCAGTCAAACACCGACCCGTGCATTGAGTTTGGTTCGCTGAAATTCGATACCAAGCTGCGTCTGGCCAGTATGGATGGCGAGGATTTCAAGCTCACCGATAAAGAGTTCGATCTGGCGCTGTATTTCATGAAAAATGAAGGCGTGCTGTTATCAAGGTCGCATCTGATGCAGGTGGTGTGGGGCGCATCGCCCGATATAGAAACGCGTAAGGTGGATGTGCATGTCAGCCATTTACGTACAAAGCTGAAGCTGACGCCCGAATACGGATGGCGGCTGACTTCCATTTACCAGCAGGGCTACCGGCTTGAGCGCAGCAACTGA
- a CDS encoding phosphomannomutase has product MNTSGVGFGTSGVRGLVSDLSDELCYAYTSAFLQTVAAEKNLVLIGHDLRPSSPGIASACIAAIVDSGRDYIYAGALPTPALAYYGSQIAAPALIVTGSHIPFDRNGIKFYSASGEISKAQEQQILGATVDIPENINKTELPSVDDNAHKAYVSRYVEFFGQGSLNGMRIALYEHSSVARDILREILESLGAEVLSLGRSDAFVPIDTEAVRTEDVAQAAEWAKKYAFDAIVTTDGDADRPLIGDENGQWLRGDIVGILCARFLQATHVIAPVSCNTALERCHLFQSTVRTRIGSPYVIADMEATKKQFGRLVVGYEANGGFLLGGNHVSEGRRLLALPTRDAVLPILSLLCDARKRACKLSELSQALPARFTASDRLQQFTTALSHDLMARLQSDKKESEKILAPDSGTITDTDLTDGLRLTFANGDIVHLRPSGNAPELRCYAEADSPMHAQQLCNACLQRLSALIATAHT; this is encoded by the coding sequence ATGAATACCAGCGGAGTCGGGTTTGGCACCAGCGGTGTCCGCGGACTCGTTTCCGATCTGTCGGATGAATTATGCTACGCATATACATCAGCCTTTCTTCAAACAGTGGCCGCTGAAAAAAACCTGGTTTTAATTGGTCACGACCTGCGTCCAAGCAGCCCCGGCATTGCTTCTGCATGCATCGCAGCCATTGTTGATTCTGGGCGGGATTATATATATGCAGGTGCATTGCCTACCCCGGCATTGGCTTACTATGGCAGCCAGATTGCCGCTCCAGCACTTATTGTTACGGGCAGCCATATCCCGTTTGACCGTAACGGCATCAAATTCTATAGCGCCAGCGGCGAAATTTCCAAAGCGCAAGAACAGCAAATCCTTGGTGCAACAGTAGATATCCCCGAAAATATAAATAAAACCGAGCTGCCTTCGGTGGATGATAACGCGCATAAAGCGTATGTCAGTCGTTACGTAGAGTTTTTTGGTCAGGGCAGCCTTAACGGAATGCGTATTGCGCTCTATGAGCACAGCAGCGTTGCCCGTGACATACTGCGCGAAATATTGGAATCCCTAGGCGCAGAAGTGCTGTCGCTTGGGCGCAGCGATGCATTCGTGCCCATTGATACTGAAGCAGTACGCACCGAAGATGTGGCACAAGCTGCAGAATGGGCTAAAAAATACGCTTTTGATGCAATTGTCACAACAGACGGTGATGCAGACCGCCCACTGATAGGCGATGAAAACGGCCAATGGCTGCGCGGGGATATAGTGGGTATTCTGTGCGCCAGATTCCTGCAGGCAACACATGTCATTGCACCGGTCAGCTGCAACACGGCGCTGGAACGCTGCCACTTGTTCCAATCGACCGTTCGCACGCGCATTGGCTCACCTTATGTAATTGCGGACATGGAAGCCACCAAGAAACAATTTGGCAGACTGGTCGTGGGTTATGAAGCAAACGGCGGCTTTTTACTGGGCGGCAACCATGTTTCCGAGGGGCGAAGACTGCTCGCGCTGCCTACACGTGATGCAGTACTGCCCATTTTATCGCTACTCTGCGACGCGCGTAAACGCGCCTGCAAACTTTCAGAGTTATCCCAAGCCTTGCCAGCCCGCTTTACGGCAAGCGATAGGCTGCAGCAATTTACGACAGCGCTTAGTCACGACTTAATGGCACGCCTGCAATCCGACAAGAAAGAATCGGAGAAAATTCTTGCTCCAGATTCAGGTACCATTACAGACACAGATTTGACCGATGGCTTACGCCTGACTTTTGCCAACGGCGACATCGTGCATCTACGTCCATCAGGCAACGCCCCGGAACTCCGATGCTATGCAGAGGCTGACTCCCCCATGCATGCCCAGCAACTTTGCAATGCATGCCTGCAACGCCTGTCTGCGCTTATAGCGACTGCCCATACTTAA
- a CDS encoding O-antigen ligase family protein → MKGGNRPIPLLILELAALAIAGYLVANPQKLSRIPKLYIAVVAGIFLLPLIHLVPLPSSLWATLPGHAVYAQALADIGVNLNGSARAASIDPSLTEYSWLAVLPPIMVFLFTLNVPREQLKTAVMVFLGMAAFQAILGLMQYGAGPDSLLQINDSPHKAYALGTYTNRDHLAGFLEMALPLSLAMLSVSVGHTHSVRRHTRNLRQRLAFLTSAYLNQTAVYASISIAILLGLIFTHSRTGNALAMLVIFLSTVMFSTRIGGRNVYGVIGTFAAITLMLAVEVGMAPVLNRFIEQDPLQDGRWMIFNSTIKAIGEFFPLGSGVGTFNQVFPRFQDFSFNGAFVNRAHNDYLEWLMEGGIFAAVLIVIFLSLYVGRWTKVIKRGEWRTFNFMQIGAGIGLLAMILHTFVDFNLHIPANQIYFAFLAALFFYQSDNESDAHPLQSNPDVKKVSRLDALPVQEEKKSYVVKSTNPFAD, encoded by the coding sequence GTGAAAGGTGGGAATAGGCCTATTCCCCTCCTGATCCTTGAGCTTGCCGCACTGGCGATTGCCGGTTATCTGGTGGCAAACCCTCAAAAACTCTCACGTATTCCAAAGTTATATATTGCGGTAGTGGCAGGTATTTTCCTGCTGCCCCTGATTCACTTGGTTCCACTGCCTTCCTCGTTGTGGGCAACGTTGCCAGGGCATGCAGTTTATGCGCAGGCCTTAGCTGATATCGGTGTCAATTTAAATGGCAGCGCACGCGCCGCCTCTATTGATCCATCTCTGACCGAGTACTCCTGGCTGGCAGTGTTGCCGCCTATCATGGTTTTTCTATTTACCCTCAATGTACCCAGGGAACAGCTCAAAACAGCGGTGATGGTGTTTTTGGGCATGGCAGCATTTCAGGCCATTTTGGGTTTAATGCAGTATGGCGCAGGGCCTGATAGCCTGCTGCAGATCAATGACAGTCCGCATAAAGCCTATGCATTGGGCACTTATACAAATCGCGACCATCTGGCTGGGTTTTTGGAAATGGCATTGCCATTGTCACTGGCGATGCTCAGTGTCTCTGTCGGCCATACGCATTCTGTGCGGAGACATACCCGAAACCTGCGGCAGCGCCTGGCTTTTCTGACATCGGCCTATCTGAATCAGACCGCTGTTTATGCGTCTATTTCAATTGCGATATTGCTGGGTTTGATATTTACGCATTCAAGGACCGGTAATGCGCTTGCTATGCTGGTGATATTCCTGAGTACAGTGATGTTTTCCACGCGGATAGGCGGCAGAAATGTTTATGGCGTGATCGGCACTTTTGCGGCGATTACTTTGATGCTCGCTGTCGAGGTGGGCATGGCGCCGGTCTTGAACAGATTCATAGAGCAGGATCCATTACAAGATGGCCGTTGGATGATTTTCAATAGCACCATTAAAGCGATAGGCGAGTTTTTCCCATTGGGCAGTGGGGTTGGCACTTTTAATCAGGTGTTCCCCCGATTCCAGGACTTTAGCTTTAATGGTGCATTTGTGAACCGAGCGCATAATGACTATCTGGAATGGCTCATGGAGGGCGGTATTTTTGCTGCTGTCTTGATTGTGATCTTTTTGTCCCTTTATGTTGGCAGGTGGACCAAAGTGATTAAGCGCGGTGAATGGAGAACATTCAATTTTATGCAAATTGGCGCTGGCATTGGCTTGCTTGCGATGATCCTGCATACCTTCGTTGATTTTAACCTGCATATTCCGGCTAACCAGATCTATTTTGCATTTCTGGCTGCATTGTTCTTTTATCAATCTGACAATGAGTCTGATGCGCATCCGCTCCAAAGCAACCCCGATGTGAAAAAGGTATCTCGTTTAGATGCTTTGCCAGTTCAGGAAGAGAAAAAATCTTATGTAGTGAAGAGCACTAACCCTTTTGCTGATTAA
- a CDS encoding J domain-containing protein has protein sequence MSSSQDFNRANGVKLLHLILSLHRKRLVDIPDAGYTDDILLLLRLANGDAELMAWATSSTSAAAEELRVSCVAFIERICFGKDADPFSVLGLNPWANTDAVKEHYRLLIRIFHPDRGQVDGKVAEAYSARINQAYALLKQQVTDSSIDLPKHSNAGYRAQPAVMPRRFAKPVGIENNGSDSLRWASGLTPARVLFGMALLAGLIIYLSFPQKMRMQPWGASTVEEPLAMMPADRFTPGPGVAASEPPPLPDEIVKDIPVEVMPTPVEVEAAAPEQLPVEVKPVNLETPPLVKKHMVKAAQATVVAEKKAKPADIKYADAKPDNKAAVVQPVAVAAPPGNSLPSTVVPQVNKKNALTAPDAARLPEASERAELVKVADAPTDRELHDLIASFMNNYANGDINAFMQIFDEQVRSDESGGKRGLSSAYADFFAKTASRSIVLKDLQWKKQGALAIAFADYRATTLRTGESKDSTSSGKLQIEVAKTGSRAMISGFFYQEAKK, from the coding sequence ATGTCGTCTAGCCAGGATTTTAACCGTGCAAACGGCGTCAAGCTGCTGCACCTGATACTTTCCCTGCACCGCAAACGGCTGGTCGACATCCCGGATGCCGGATACACAGACGATATATTGCTGCTGCTGCGCCTTGCCAATGGCGACGCTGAATTAATGGCTTGGGCAACCAGCTCTACCAGTGCCGCGGCAGAAGAGTTGCGCGTGAGTTGTGTCGCTTTTATTGAGCGTATCTGTTTTGGTAAGGACGCTGACCCATTCAGTGTGCTTGGGTTGAACCCATGGGCAAATACGGATGCCGTGAAAGAACATTATCGCTTGCTGATCCGTATCTTTCATCCTGACCGCGGGCAGGTAGATGGCAAAGTTGCAGAAGCCTATTCTGCAAGGATCAATCAGGCCTATGCCTTGCTGAAACAGCAGGTAACCGACAGCAGTATTGATCTGCCAAAACACTCAAATGCAGGTTATCGTGCGCAGCCTGCAGTGATGCCGCGCAGGTTTGCAAAGCCTGTCGGTATTGAAAATAACGGCAGCGATTCCTTACGCTGGGCATCGGGGTTAACGCCAGCCAGGGTTCTGTTTGGCATGGCGTTGCTGGCTGGGTTGATTATCTACCTGTCTTTTCCACAGAAAATGCGTATGCAACCATGGGGTGCGAGTACGGTTGAGGAGCCATTGGCAATGATGCCTGCTGATCGCTTCACGCCTGGCCCAGGGGTGGCTGCATCTGAGCCGCCACCGCTGCCTGACGAGATTGTTAAAGATATTCCTGTTGAAGTTATGCCGACCCCTGTGGAGGTGGAAGCAGCAGCGCCGGAACAGCTGCCTGTCGAGGTTAAGCCTGTTAATTTGGAAACTCCACCCCTGGTAAAAAAACATATGGTGAAGGCGGCGCAGGCCACTGTCGTTGCGGAAAAGAAAGCCAAGCCTGCCGATATTAAATATGCCGATGCCAAACCTGACAACAAAGCAGCAGTTGTGCAGCCTGTCGCCGTAGCTGCGCCGCCGGGCAACAGTTTGCCAAGCACGGTTGTGCCTCAGGTCAATAAGAAAAATGCATTGACGGCTCCTGATGCCGCGCGGTTGCCGGAGGCTAGCGAAAGAGCAGAACTGGTCAAGGTTGCAGATGCGCCAACTGATCGTGAGTTGCATGATCTTATTGCCAGCTTCATGAATAATTATGCAAATGGAGATATCAATGCCTTTATGCAGATATTTGACGAGCAGGTACGCTCCGATGAAAGCGGCGGCAAACGAGGTTTGTCCAGTGCCTATGCAGATTTTTTTGCTAAAACAGCCTCGCGATCTATCGTGCTGAAAGACTTGCAATGGAAAAAGCAGGGCGCGTTGGCTATTGCGTTCGCAGACTATCGGGCCACTACCTTGCGTACAGGTGAATCGAAAGATAGCACCAGTTCCGGAAAACTGCAGATCGAAGTCGCAAAGACGGGTAGCCGTGCCATGATTTCAGGGTTTTTCTATCAGGAAGCGAAAAAGTGA
- a CDS encoding GumC family protein — protein sequence MASSDIHPIPSDPESSHRALIEQTVHRMLSTHVLQPAPAAAVEDEDDDTLDLREYWRIIVKRKWTVIGFFIIVLVAVATATLLMTPIYRATSVLQIEREAAKVVEFKDAAQTETAGDRDFYQTQYELLKSRTLAERVVEKMRPALEREYSEDLTLAKESGSAGASGKQSRIDQQQAELLKQEERVKRQLVTVVMNGLTVEPIRNSRLVKLSFDSPSATLAADVTNAVTENFIAVNLERRFDANAYAKNFLEQRIKQVKSKLEETERAQVEFARDKEIFTTDKDGGTTSAQNLQEFNAALSKAQQERIKSESAYRQIQASKSGQLPQGLENELIQQLKENKAKLEAEYQNNLKQFKPGYPKMQELAAQIAEVKMQVATETENARNSVIATYEAAKVQENLLKEMLASSKNEMLDLQTRSIQYNIIKREADTNRQLYDGLLQRLKEVSVAGGVGTNNISVVDHAQVPNKMFKPVLKLNLAIAVILGLVGGIGLALFFEYLDDTFKQASEVERLLGIPVLGLIPESAELNNKTNVVQLMVEDGRSALAEAYRSVRTALQFATAHGAPKLMGVTSTNMGEGKSTSALSIAIQFAQSGQRVLLIDADLRNPSLHRVLGAENTQGLSNCLAGKLQPFEVTLNTTVNNLFAITTGPLPPNPAELLSGKKMQMLLELAAERFDHIIIDSPPILGLADALVIANLVEGMLVVVESGKTRRAAAQASIKRLLSVRAKPLGCLLTKMSGQAHGYGYEYYYGEGYGVKPQSTANQLTT from the coding sequence ATGGCATCTTCAGATATTCATCCTATCCCGTCCGACCCGGAATCCAGCCATCGCGCATTGATTGAGCAAACTGTACATCGCATGCTCAGTACGCATGTGTTACAGCCAGCGCCTGCCGCCGCTGTCGAGGATGAAGATGATGATACGCTGGACTTGCGCGAATACTGGCGCATTATCGTCAAGCGTAAATGGACTGTCATAGGCTTTTTTATCATTGTGCTGGTTGCCGTTGCAACGGCAACCCTGCTGATGACGCCGATATACCGTGCAACCAGTGTGCTGCAGATCGAGCGTGAGGCGGCCAAGGTTGTCGAGTTCAAGGATGCTGCGCAAACCGAGACTGCCGGCGACCGTGATTTCTATCAGACGCAATATGAGCTGCTCAAAAGTCGCACGCTGGCAGAACGTGTCGTCGAAAAAATGCGCCCCGCGCTGGAACGTGAGTATTCAGAAGATTTGACCCTGGCAAAAGAAAGCGGCAGTGCTGGTGCAAGCGGGAAACAGTCAAGGATTGACCAGCAGCAGGCCGAACTGCTGAAGCAAGAGGAAAGAGTCAAGCGCCAGTTGGTTACTGTGGTGATGAATGGCCTGACGGTAGAGCCGATACGCAACTCGCGGCTGGTCAAACTCAGCTTCGATAGCCCAAGTGCGACCCTGGCAGCGGATGTCACTAATGCAGTGACGGAAAATTTTATTGCAGTGAACCTGGAGCGTCGCTTTGATGCGAACGCTTATGCCAAAAACTTTTTGGAACAGCGTATTAAACAGGTCAAGTCCAAACTTGAGGAAACCGAACGTGCCCAAGTCGAGTTTGCGCGCGATAAGGAAATTTTTACTACGGATAAAGATGGCGGCACGACCAGCGCACAGAACCTGCAGGAATTCAACGCTGCATTATCCAAAGCACAGCAAGAGCGAATCAAGTCGGAGTCTGCTTATCGCCAGATCCAGGCCAGCAAGTCGGGCCAGTTGCCGCAGGGGCTGGAAAATGAGCTCATTCAGCAGTTAAAAGAAAACAAAGCCAAGCTGGAAGCAGAGTATCAGAATAATCTGAAGCAGTTTAAACCCGGTTACCCCAAAATGCAGGAGCTGGCGGCGCAGATCGCTGAAGTAAAGATGCAGGTTGCAACGGAAACCGAGAATGCGCGTAATTCAGTCATTGCAACCTATGAAGCGGCTAAGGTGCAGGAGAATCTGCTGAAAGAAATGCTGGCCAGCAGCAAGAATGAAATGCTGGATTTGCAGACACGCAGCATCCAGTACAACATTATCAAGCGTGAAGCAGACACCAATCGCCAGCTGTACGACGGGCTGCTGCAAAGGCTTAAAGAAGTGAGCGTTGCCGGTGGCGTCGGTACTAATAATATCTCTGTAGTCGATCATGCGCAGGTGCCCAACAAAATGTTCAAGCCGGTGCTCAAGCTGAATCTGGCGATTGCAGTTATTCTTGGGCTGGTTGGCGGCATTGGTCTTGCCTTGTTCTTCGAGTATCTGGATGATACCTTCAAGCAGGCTTCTGAAGTGGAGCGCCTGCTGGGTATACCGGTGCTGGGTTTGATCCCGGAATCGGCCGAATTGAACAATAAGACGAATGTGGTACAACTCATGGTGGAAGACGGACGTTCTGCACTTGCAGAAGCATACCGGTCTGTGCGTACCGCACTGCAGTTTGCCACTGCGCATGGGGCACCGAAGTTGATGGGTGTGACCAGCACCAATATGGGTGAGGGTAAAAGTACCAGTGCGCTCAGTATCGCAATTCAGTTTGCGCAGTCCGGGCAGCGCGTATTGCTGATCGACGCCGACTTGCGTAACCCATCATTGCATCGCGTATTGGGTGCTGAAAATACCCAGGGGCTGTCAAATTGCCTGGCCGGGAAATTGCAGCCGTTTGAAGTGACGCTTAACACAACGGTGAATAACCTGTTTGCGATCACTACAGGGCCATTGCCTCCGAATCCTGCCGAATTGCTGTCAGGCAAGAAAATGCAGATGCTGCTGGAACTGGCGGCGGAGCGTTTTGACCATATCATCATTGACAGTCCGCCAATATTGGGTCTGGCGGATGCATTGGTGATAGCGAACCTGGTCGAAGGCATGCTGGTAGTGGTGGAGTCAGGCAAAACCAGGCGCGCAGCAGCGCAAGCCAGCATTAAGCGCTTGCTAAGTGTGCGCGCTAAACCGCTAGGTTGCCTGCTCACAAAAATGAGCGGGCAGGCACATGGTTATGGTTATGAATATTATTACGGTGAAGGCTATGGGGTTAAGCCGCAGTCAACCGCTAATCAATTAACTACCTGA
- a CDS encoding polysaccharide biosynthesis/export family protein → MQNFYRVGARLLLAGMVTLSQTVYAESAGSAKVAMPATVSNAAEVNAAEEVLESNEYKIGVLDLLEIKVLQDVNLSRSVRVDARGNISMPLINVVHVAGLSAYEAEQLIAAKLEADYLQNPQVSVFIKEFTSQRVTVQGVVKKAGLYDFQGQATLLQAISMGGGLDVKADERAVKVIRQLPGNKTETVVYDLLAIRKNNAPNPILKGGDVVVVEEAEPITVEGAVVKAGMFYLSGNTSLMQVISQAGGLHDLADPSTIKVFSTQKNNKNAALEYDLEKIRDGKMVDPMLHAGDVVVVERSAGKSLVENVTRTLRGFIGFGNPWGSR, encoded by the coding sequence ATGCAGAATTTTTATAGGGTAGGTGCCAGGTTGCTTCTGGCGGGCATGGTCACGCTATCTCAAACCGTTTACGCCGAGAGTGCAGGTTCAGCCAAGGTGGCTATGCCGGCGACAGTGAGCAATGCGGCTGAAGTGAATGCCGCTGAAGAAGTGCTTGAAAGCAACGAATACAAGATCGGCGTGCTTGATCTGCTGGAGATTAAAGTGCTGCAGGATGTCAATCTGTCGCGTTCAGTACGGGTAGATGCGCGCGGCAATATCTCAATGCCGCTGATCAATGTCGTGCATGTAGCCGGGCTCAGCGCTTATGAGGCCGAGCAGCTGATCGCCGCAAAGCTGGAGGCAGATTACCTGCAGAATCCACAAGTCAGTGTTTTTATCAAAGAGTTTACCAGCCAGCGTGTGACGGTACAGGGGGTTGTAAAGAAAGCCGGCCTTTATGATTTTCAGGGGCAGGCCACGCTGCTGCAAGCCATTTCTATGGGCGGTGGCCTGGATGTTAAAGCAGATGAGCGGGCTGTTAAGGTGATCCGCCAGTTGCCTGGCAACAAGACGGAGACCGTTGTATACGATCTGCTGGCAATTCGCAAAAACAATGCACCAAACCCGATTCTGAAGGGCGGTGATGTGGTAGTGGTGGAAGAAGCTGAGCCGATAACGGTGGAGGGCGCGGTGGTCAAGGCCGGTATGTTCTACCTGAGCGGTAACACCTCGCTGATGCAGGTGATTTCACAGGCTGGTGGCCTGCACGATTTGGCTGACCCCTCGACAATTAAAGTGTTCAGCACACAGAAAAACAACAAGAATGCAGCGCTGGAGTACGACCTGGAAAAAATTCGTGACGGCAAAATGGTTGATCCCATGCTGCATGCAGGCGACGTGGTCGTGGTCGAGCGTTCTGCCGGCAAGTCTCTGGTAGAAAATGTCACCAGAACTTTACGCGGGTTTATCGGTTTCGGTAACCCCTGGGGTAGTCGCTAA
- a CDS encoding tyrosine-protein phosphatase — MIDLHCHMLPGIDDGAPDMATSLEMARIAVADGIHTVACTPHIYPGMYENTASGIAQATEALKLALQDAGIPLKLTYASDTHVVPNLVEKLQNGTSPTFNGGRYFLLEPPHHVAPPNFEDFVFRLLAAGYVPIVTHPERLSWIEQDYTVFQRLAHKGAWMQLTSGSLTGRFGNGARYWGERMLDEGIVQILATDSHGVTRRPPLLAEGMVAAAKWVGQEEAQRMVSERPAAVLANVDPAHVAPMLALSAAGSSQQNNLLNKIKRWVGISH; from the coding sequence ATGATTGACTTGCATTGTCATATGCTGCCAGGAATCGATGACGGCGCGCCGGATATGGCGACATCGCTTGAGATGGCACGTATCGCCGTAGCGGATGGCATCCATACGGTTGCCTGTACGCCGCACATTTATCCCGGCATGTACGAGAACACAGCCTCCGGCATTGCACAGGCAACCGAGGCGTTAAAGCTGGCATTGCAGGATGCCGGCATACCGCTGAAACTCACCTATGCGTCGGATACCCATGTGGTGCCGAACCTGGTTGAAAAACTGCAAAACGGCACATCTCCCACCTTTAACGGCGGTCGATATTTTTTGCTCGAGCCGCCGCATCATGTAGCGCCGCCGAATTTCGAAGATTTCGTGTTTCGGTTGCTGGCTGCCGGCTATGTGCCTATTGTCACGCATCCGGAACGGCTGAGCTGGATTGAGCAGGACTATACGGTTTTCCAGCGCCTGGCACATAAAGGGGCGTGGATGCAGTTGACTTCTGGGAGCCTGACGGGGCGTTTTGGTAATGGCGCCCGTTACTGGGGTGAGCGCATGCTGGATGAAGGCATAGTGCAGATACTGGCGACTGATTCGCACGGTGTAACAAGGCGCCCACCGCTGCTGGCCGAGGGCATGGTTGCGGCAGCGAAATGGGTGGGGCAGGAAGAAGCGCAGCGCATGGTGTCGGAGCGTCCGGCTGCTGTGCTGGCGAACGTTGATCCGGCGCATGTAGCGCCCATGCTGGCGTTATCGGCAGCAGGCAGCTCACAACAGAATAATTTGTTAAACAAGATCAAACGTTGGGTGGGAATTTCTCACTGA
- a CDS encoding undecaprenyl-phosphate glucose phosphotransferase, with protein sequence MIRPHQTKFSVAHKFVDSLVIMLAMVISTGLHNVTFDGQYINAAIRAILIYLLFASANRVYGSWRISQLWPEIRSVTIAWVLALVVMVTLAFLTKTSSNYSRVVIVAHALISWGLLIGYRILLRQALRYARRQGMNSRNLVIAGTGAAAQSMALVALESKWLGLDVLGFYDYSHPIGFVPLPDYPELKVLGSLEDMVQEVKLGGVDQIYLALPQHKTVELEFCVNELADTTATVYIVPDMLTFELMHARWYNMSGVPVVSVYESPFNGVDGWLKRAEDVVLSSLILLAVALPMLLIALAVKLSSPGPVIFKQRRYGLNSHVVEVWKFRTMRVCEDGDVVPQAKPGDARVTRLGAFLRRTSLDELPQFINVLQGTMSVVGPRPHAISHNEEYRKLVHGYMLRHKVKPGITGLAQIKGYRGETDTLDKMQNRVRCDLEYIRNWTVWLDIRIVVLTVIRGFNSKHAY encoded by the coding sequence ATGATTCGTCCCCATCAAACCAAGTTTTCCGTAGCTCATAAATTTGTCGATAGTCTGGTCATCATGCTGGCAATGGTCATCAGCACCGGACTGCATAATGTCACCTTCGATGGGCAATATATCAATGCTGCCATTCGTGCGATATTGATTTATCTATTGTTTGCCAGTGCAAACCGGGTCTATGGTTCGTGGCGTATCTCGCAGCTGTGGCCGGAGATTCGCAGCGTTACGATTGCATGGGTTCTGGCGCTGGTCGTGATGGTAACGCTGGCATTTCTGACTAAAACTTCAAGTAACTATTCAAGGGTCGTCATTGTCGCCCATGCGCTGATAAGCTGGGGGTTGCTGATTGGTTACCGGATACTGTTGCGCCAGGCGCTGCGCTATGCGCGCCGTCAGGGCATGAATAGCCGCAATCTGGTGATTGCAGGCACCGGCGCTGCGGCGCAGAGCATGGCGCTGGTTGCTCTGGAGTCTAAGTGGCTGGGGCTGGATGTGTTGGGTTTCTATGATTACAGCCATCCTATTGGTTTTGTGCCATTGCCGGACTATCCGGAATTAAAAGTGCTGGGCAGCCTGGAAGACATGGTGCAGGAAGTCAAGCTGGGCGGGGTTGACCAGATTTACCTGGCGTTGCCGCAACATAAAACCGTGGAGCTTGAGTTCTGCGTGAATGAGCTTGCCGACACGACCGCTACCGTTTATATCGTGCCCGACATGCTGACATTCGAGTTGATGCATGCGCGTTGGTACAACATGAGCGGCGTGCCGGTGGTGAGTGTTTATGAGTCGCCATTCAATGGCGTAGATGGCTGGCTCAAGCGTGCCGAAGATGTTGTGCTCTCATCGCTGATTCTGTTGGCGGTAGCGTTGCCGATGCTGCTGATCGCGCTTGCGGTAAAGCTGAGTTCGCCGGGGCCGGTTATTTTTAAACAGCGTCGTTACGGTCTTAACAGTCATGTGGTAGAAGTATGGAAGTTTCGCACGATGCGGGTTTGTGAAGACGGCGATGTTGTGCCGCAGGCAAAGCCCGGTGATGCACGAGTGACGCGCCTGGGTGCCTTTTTGCGGCGGACTTCGCTGGATGAGTTGCCCCAGTTCATTAATGTGCTGCAAGGGACAATGTCGGTAGTGGGGCCAAGGCCGCATGCCATATCGCATAATGAGGAATATCGTAAGCTGGTGCATGGCTATATGTTGCGCCATAAGGTCAAGCCGGGCATTACAGGACTGGCACAGATCAAGGGATATCGCGGTGAAACCGACACGCTGGACAAGATGCAGAACCGCGTCAGGTGCGATCTGGAGTATATCCGCAACTGGACCGTGTGGCTGGATATCCGGATTGTCGTGCTTACCGTAATCAGGGGGTTTAACAGCAAGCATGCCTATTAG